A DNA window from Helianthus annuus cultivar XRQ/B chromosome 15, HanXRQr2.0-SUNRISE, whole genome shotgun sequence contains the following coding sequences:
- the LOC110912933 gene encoding Werner Syndrome-like exonuclease: MATSISQFIHNHPNNNNTHTVYRLTLFNHTIETLVTDTPSYVDTWISTIHHTHRHHLHSLIIGLDVEWRPNQTPNHQNPIATLQLCVGNHCLIFQILNSPSIPQSLINFLGNPSYTFVGVGIENDVEKLGLVVAKRVDLRSVAAYAYGGMEFKNAGLKQLASMVLGWEINKPKDVTMSGWDNKCLTPVQVQYAAIDAFVSFEIGRVLISGNRY; encoded by the coding sequence ATGGCGACGTCGATCAGCCAGTTCATTCACAACcaccccaacaacaacaacacccaCACCGTCTACCGCCTCACACTCTTCAACCACACCATCGAAACCCTAGTCACCGACACACCATCCTACGTCGACACATGGATCTCCACCATCCACCACACCCACCGCCACCATCTCCACTCCCTCATCATCGGCCTCGACGTCGAGTGGCGTCCCAACCAAACCCCAAACCACCAAAACCCCATCGCCACCCTCCAACTATGCGTCGGAAACCACTGCCTCATTTTTCAAATCCTAAACTCCCCATCCATCCCACAATCTCTCATTAACTTCCTTGGTAACCCTTCCTACACGTTTGTTGGGGTAGGCATTGAAAATGATGTGGAGAAACTTGGTTTGGTGGTTGCGAAGAGGGTGGATTTGAGGAGTGTGGCTGCGTATGCGTACGGTGGGATGGAGTTTAAGAATGCTGGGTTGAAGCAACTGGCGAGTATGGTTTTAGGGTGGGAGATAAACAAACCGAAAGATGTTACGATGAGTGGTTGGGATAATAAGTGTCTTACTCCGGTTCAGGTGCAGTATGCGGCTATTGATGCGTTTGTGAGTTTTGAGATTGGGAGGGTTTTGATTTCTGGGAATCGTTACTGA
- the LOC110912934 gene encoding Werner Syndrome-like exonuclease, which produces MATSISQFIHNHPNNNTHNVYLLKFFNHTIETLVTDTPSFVDTWISTIHHTHRHHLHSLIVGLDVEWRPNQTPNHQNPIATLQLCVGNHCLIFQILNSSSIPQSLINFLGNPSYTFVGVGIENDVQKLGLVVAKRVDLRSVAAYAYGGMEFKNAGLKQLASMVLGWEINKPRDVTMSGWDNKCLTPVQVQYAAIDAFVSFEIGRVLISGNRY; this is translated from the coding sequence ATGGCGACGTCGATCAGCCAGTTCATTCACAACCACCCCAACAACAACACCCACAACGTCTACCTCCTCAaattcttcaaccacaccatcgAAACCCTAGTCACCGACACACCATCCTTCGTCGACACATGGATCTCCACCATCCACCACACCCACCGCCACCATCTCCACTCCCTCATCGTCGGCCTCGACGTCGAGTGGCGTCCTAACCAAACCCCAAACCACCAAAACCCCATCGCCACCCTCCAACTATGCGTCGGAAACCACTGCCTCATTTTTCAAATCCTAAACTCCTCATCCATCCCACAATCTCTCATTAACTTCCTTGGTAACCCTTCCTACACGTTTGTTGGAGTAGGCATTGAAAATGACGTGCAGAAACTTGGTTTGGTGGTTGCGAAGAGGGTGGATTTGAGGAGTGTGGCTGCGTATGCGTACGGTGGGATGGAGTTTAAGAATGCTGGGTTGAAGCAACTGGCGAGTATGGTTTTAGGGTGGGAGATAAACAAACCGAGAGATGTTACGATGAGTGGTTGGGATAACAAGTGTCTTACTCCGGTTCAGGTGCAGTATGCGGCTATTGATGCGTTCGTGAGTTTTGAGATTGGGAGGGTTTTGATTTCTGGGAATCGTTACTGA
- the LOC110914596 gene encoding Werner syndrome ATP-dependent helicase homolog, translating to KNPVATLQLCVGRRCLIFQLLYAPYIPQSLVNFLRNPNYTFTVVGIKSDVGKLVEDYNLVVARIAELTTLAANAYGVRKFKYAGLKSLTEEVLGKEVLKPKRITMSRWDNQWLTRPQVAYACIDAFLSFEIGRVLISGNY from the coding sequence AAAAACCCCGTAGCCACCCTCCAACTCTGCGTGGGACGCCGTTGCCTGATCTTTCAACTCCTTTACGCCCCTTACATCCCACAATCTCTCGTAAACTTTTTAAGAAACCCTAACTATACGTTCACTGTTGTCGGGATTAAGAGTGATGTTGGGAAGCTGGTTGAGGATTATAACCTTGTGGTTGCCAGGATTGCGGAGTTAACAACGTTGGCGGCGAATGCGTACGGTGTGAGAAAGTTTAAGTATGCAGGGCTTAAGAGTTTGACTGAAGAGGTACTTGGAAAAGAGGTTTTGAAGCCCAAGAGAATAACCATGAGCCGATGGGATAATCAGTGGTTAACTCGGCCACAGGTGGCGTATGCATGCATTGATGCGTTTTTGAGTTTTGAGATTGGTAGGGTTTTGATCTCTGGGAATTATTAG